Proteins co-encoded in one Spirosoma endbachense genomic window:
- a CDS encoding PadR family transcriptional regulator: MKGTQLGEFEEVVLLTIALLYDDAYSVAVVEELGQRLERPMSLGAVHRTMQRLEEKGLVNSRFGESTAERGGRRKRLFTVTAAGEQVLQEARRIRNDLWADIPKAAFGGGVA; encoded by the coding sequence ATGAAAGGCACGCAGTTAGGAGAATTTGAGGAGGTGGTACTCCTGACCATCGCCCTGCTCTACGATGACGCTTACAGTGTGGCAGTCGTTGAGGAACTCGGGCAGCGACTGGAGCGTCCCATGAGCTTAGGGGCTGTTCATCGCACCATGCAACGGCTCGAAGAAAAAGGACTGGTAAACTCCCGTTTCGGTGAGTCTACTGCCGAACGGGGAGGTCGGCGTAAACGACTGTTTACGGTAACCGCTGCCGGTGAGCAGGTGTTGCAGGAAGCGCGAAGAATCCGAAACGACCTATGGGCCGATATTCCCAAAGCAGCGTTTGGAGGAGGTGTAGCATGA
- a CDS encoding PAS domain-containing sensor histidine kinase, with amino-acid sequence MKKQTTSSRGRKQALRPVERHLATAFSRAAVGLVITRLTGTVIHVNNAFGQLTGYSPDELITNPFGLVMHPDELNLLENQLDKIVTGEQDSLDAQVRCIHKNGQPIWLKLHTTLLNDESGQTQSLFSIIEEITREVVMHNDQQKLLALVDNGLSFMAIADLEGRLTYINEAGRVLVGLDKEDLQAVKFVEDFYSPENYRLIQEVALPILLSQGHWTGRVELKHFKTGEPIPCQASGIRIDDPHSGKPLGRGFTMRDLRPELAAQEMERKLLTLVDNSIELMSILELDGKNSYINKAGIAMLGFENVQQVQQTPIAQLHAPEHFDLVEKEVLPSVMNTGSWSGEMLVRHLKTGEIFPVFNNTIRIDDPYSGQPMAVGAVMRDRRPEMLAQRTLEESELFSRNVFHHSPVAKVVFVGQDMIIRTVNEKMLALLGRDATIIGKTFREAIPELIETPLAQPLEQVFTSGETYYLPEVKIQVMRSDKADWAYYDCIYKALHNTAGAVYGVIVTASDVTGQVVARQKVEEAETALQGAIELAQLGTWEINLFTGQIDYSPRLRGWYGLDAAGPITQEQSVAAIRKIDLPLIQESIARAIARGSTGIYDIEYTVEAAYTGQERILRAQGKAYFDEEGVAYRISGTVQDVTTQRHLQLALEQQVQQRTEELEAINEELAANNEELMAASEEVMLANQRLEEANLLLTRSNQNLEQFAYIASHDLQEPLRKVQQFGDLLINRYGESLGEGRSHLERMQLAARRMSRLIKDLLAFSRISTSPAPTDSVALNEVIAVVLDNLAIAIGETNAELVVDELPMVHGDAMQLEQLFQNLLSNALKFSRPDGSGTNQPPQILVRAHRVRATDLEGLPKPARPTVFYQCIDVIDNGIGFDEKYLDRIFQVFQRLHGKDEFAGTGIGLAICQKVVTNHGGLITARSLPGQGATFSVYLPVLSQ; translated from the coding sequence GTGAAGAAACAGACTACCTCATCACGAGGCAGGAAGCAAGCGCTTCGGCCGGTAGAAAGACACCTTGCTACCGCCTTTAGCAGGGCTGCGGTGGGTCTGGTAATTACCCGGCTTACTGGTACAGTAATCCACGTTAATAACGCCTTTGGGCAACTGACGGGCTACTCGCCCGATGAATTGATTACGAATCCGTTTGGGCTGGTGATGCATCCCGATGAATTAAATCTCCTTGAAAACCAGCTCGATAAGATAGTAACAGGAGAGCAGGATTCACTAGATGCCCAGGTTCGCTGCATTCATAAAAATGGCCAACCGATCTGGCTTAAGCTCCACACAACCCTACTCAATGACGAAAGTGGACAAACTCAAAGCCTGTTTTCGATCATTGAAGAAATTACCAGGGAGGTAGTTATGCATAATGACCAGCAGAAATTGCTGGCACTTGTCGATAATGGTCTCAGTTTTATGGCCATCGCCGATTTAGAGGGCAGACTCACCTATATTAATGAGGCAGGCCGAGTACTGGTGGGTCTGGATAAAGAAGATCTGCAGGCCGTAAAATTCGTTGAAGATTTCTATTCGCCGGAAAACTATCGCCTGATTCAGGAGGTAGCCCTTCCAATCCTACTGAGTCAGGGTCATTGGACAGGAAGGGTAGAACTAAAGCATTTTAAAACTGGCGAGCCAATTCCCTGTCAGGCAAGTGGTATCCGGATCGATGATCCTCATTCCGGAAAACCCCTGGGAAGAGGCTTTACCATGCGGGACTTACGGCCCGAACTGGCTGCCCAGGAAATGGAACGAAAACTGCTTACTCTGGTCGATAACAGCATTGAGTTGATGTCTATTCTGGAACTGGATGGCAAAAACTCCTATATCAATAAGGCTGGAATAGCCATGCTGGGCTTCGAGAATGTTCAACAGGTTCAGCAAACCCCGATCGCTCAACTTCATGCTCCTGAACATTTTGACTTAGTTGAAAAAGAGGTGCTGCCCTCCGTGATGAATACCGGAAGCTGGTCGGGAGAGATGCTGGTGCGCCACCTGAAAACGGGAGAGATCTTCCCTGTTTTTAATAACACGATTCGCATCGATGATCCTTATAGTGGACAGCCCATGGCGGTGGGCGCTGTTATGCGGGATAGGCGACCGGAAATGCTGGCCCAACGGACACTGGAAGAAAGTGAGCTGTTCTCCCGGAATGTGTTTCACCATTCTCCGGTGGCCAAGGTAGTTTTTGTGGGGCAGGATATGATCATCCGCACGGTTAATGAAAAGATGCTGGCTTTGCTGGGACGAGATGCGACCATCATTGGAAAAACCTTTCGGGAGGCTATCCCCGAATTAATTGAAACGCCCCTCGCACAACCGCTTGAACAGGTGTTTACATCGGGAGAAACGTATTACCTGCCTGAAGTGAAAATACAGGTAATGCGCTCAGATAAAGCAGATTGGGCGTATTACGACTGTATCTACAAAGCCTTACATAATACAGCCGGAGCTGTATACGGTGTTATCGTCACGGCCTCCGATGTAACGGGGCAGGTAGTAGCGCGCCAGAAAGTGGAAGAAGCTGAAACAGCCCTTCAGGGGGCAATTGAGCTAGCCCAGTTAGGCACCTGGGAAATCAATCTGTTTACGGGCCAGATCGACTATTCTCCCCGACTTAGGGGCTGGTACGGTCTGGATGCTGCTGGGCCCATCACCCAGGAGCAATCGGTTGCGGCCATCCGGAAAATAGACTTGCCCCTGATCCAGGAATCGATTGCTCGGGCGATTGCGCGGGGCTCAACGGGTATCTATGATATCGAATATACCGTGGAAGCTGCGTACACAGGCCAGGAACGTATCCTTCGGGCTCAGGGCAAAGCCTACTTCGATGAGGAGGGTGTGGCCTACCGAATTAGTGGTACTGTGCAGGATGTGACCACGCAACGGCATCTACAGCTTGCTCTGGAGCAGCAGGTGCAACAGCGTACGGAAGAATTGGAAGCTATCAATGAAGAGCTGGCGGCCAATAACGAAGAACTTATGGCTGCCAGTGAAGAAGTGATGCTGGCCAATCAACGACTTGAAGAAGCGAATCTTCTCCTCACCCGGTCCAATCAGAACCTGGAACAGTTTGCTTATATTGCTTCCCACGACCTACAGGAGCCTTTGCGCAAGGTTCAGCAGTTTGGTGATCTGTTGATCAATCGGTATGGTGAATCCCTTGGGGAAGGCCGGTCTCATCTGGAGCGGATGCAGTTGGCGGCCCGTCGCATGTCCCGACTCATCAAAGACCTGCTGGCTTTTTCCCGTATTTCGACAAGCCCAGCCCCCACTGATTCGGTGGCGCTGAACGAGGTTATTGCTGTTGTATTGGATAACCTGGCCATAGCCATTGGGGAAACGAACGCGGAGCTTGTTGTGGACGAATTGCCAATGGTGCATGGTGATGCAATGCAACTGGAGCAATTGTTTCAGAACCTATTGAGTAATGCACTCAAGTTTAGTCGTCCTGATGGATCGGGAACTAATCAGCCTCCCCAGATTCTGGTACGGGCACACCGGGTACGGGCCACGGATCTGGAAGGGTTACCAAAGCCCGCCAGACCAACTGTCTTTTACCAGTGTATTGATGTGATTGATAATGGAATCGGGTTTGATGAAAAATACCTGGACCGCATCTTTCAGGTATTCCAGCGACTACATGGCAAGGATGAGTTTGCTGGAACGGGAATTGGCCTGGCGATTTGTCAAAAAGTGGTAACCAATCATGGCGGATTGATTACGGCCAGGAGCCTGCCCGGCCAGGGTGCTACCTTTAGTGTCTATTTACCCGTCTTAAGTCAATGA
- a CDS encoding cupin domain-containing protein, whose amino-acid sequence MLTEQPSFIQVNDLRAYNGGFFRVLISPEQTGGSFSIIDITLPKGAEPPRHLHTREDETFYILDGTIRFEIGDQVIIGEVGQAVFAPRNIEHLFTLQTEQARMLTLITPGDFANYFVEFSQPIEQAPTTLEAPKGPPPADALALLVSRLTERYGARFA is encoded by the coding sequence ATGCTAACTGAACAACCCTCTTTTATCCAGGTGAATGACCTGCGTGCCTACAATGGTGGCTTTTTTCGGGTGCTTATCTCACCAGAGCAGACCGGCGGTAGTTTTTCAATCATTGACATTACGTTGCCAAAAGGAGCTGAACCGCCCCGTCATCTACACACCCGAGAAGATGAAACGTTTTACATTCTCGATGGCACCATTCGGTTCGAGATTGGTGATCAGGTAATCATTGGCGAGGTTGGCCAGGCGGTCTTTGCGCCCCGTAACATTGAACACCTGTTTACTCTACAGACCGAACAGGCGCGTATGCTGACTCTGATCACGCCTGGCGATTTTGCAAACTATTTTGTGGAGTTCAGTCAACCAATTGAGCAGGCCCCCACAACCCTGGAGGCTCCTAAGGGACCACCTCCGGCCGATGCGCTGGCTTTATTGGTATCGCGCTTAACAGAGCGATACGGGGCACGGTTTGCGTAA
- a CDS encoding vanadium-dependent haloperoxidase, translating to MNQSTTRRPNLLPIIWLLVCFLLTAFYPDPQQPKGPDAASYSSEVVSNWLTTQLKVTRTTPAPPPFTVRRFAYIGVALYESIVPGLSAYQSLAPQLNGLPALPTVNPTMSYYWPASANAALAAMTRYFYPTTSSANKATIDSLEAANTASYQKDRPLDELTRSAEFGKKIAAAVFDWSKTDGHDNNTAYTLPVGKGLWVSTPPAFVGAALPNWGKCRPMIRSASEVPLEAPITYSEEHASEYYAQVKEVYDISQNLTPEQKAIALFWADDPDGKSFGGGHWMSILNQVLTSQKPGLDVAAQAFAQIGVATSMAGITIFKGKYQYNGMRPVTYIRTVMNQPNWNALIVTPPHPEYPSGHALISSAAAQTLTLLFGSNYKFTDNSYNSLGFSPRTYNSFDEAAIEAGNSRVYGGIHYRKSCDVSRVQGKLIAQNVAQKLKFKRS from the coding sequence ATGAATCAATCTACAACCCGCCGACCTAACCTATTGCCTATAATCTGGCTATTGGTTTGCTTTTTACTAACAGCTTTCTATCCAGATCCTCAGCAGCCAAAAGGTCCTGATGCGGCCTCTTATTCCTCTGAGGTGGTCAGTAACTGGTTAACCACACAGCTTAAAGTCACCCGAACAACGCCGGCTCCTCCACCATTCACGGTCAGGCGGTTTGCCTACATCGGTGTTGCGCTTTACGAATCGATCGTGCCGGGTTTATCGGCCTATCAGTCGCTGGCTCCCCAACTGAATGGTTTGCCTGCCTTACCCACTGTTAACCCGACAATGAGTTATTATTGGCCTGCCAGTGCCAATGCCGCCTTAGCCGCTATGACCCGCTATTTCTATCCAACTACATCTTCCGCGAATAAAGCCACTATAGACTCTCTGGAAGCCGCTAATACAGCCAGCTATCAGAAAGATAGACCACTCGATGAACTGACTCGTTCGGCAGAGTTTGGTAAAAAAATAGCGGCTGCGGTGTTTGACTGGTCGAAAACAGATGGGCATGATAACAACACTGCCTACACGCTACCGGTCGGTAAAGGGCTGTGGGTGTCTACTCCTCCGGCCTTTGTAGGAGCTGCTCTACCCAATTGGGGTAAATGCCGGCCGATGATTCGTAGTGCCAGTGAGGTGCCGCTGGAAGCACCGATCACCTATTCGGAAGAACACGCTTCGGAATACTATGCCCAGGTTAAAGAAGTCTACGATATTTCGCAGAATCTGACCCCTGAACAGAAAGCGATTGCCTTATTCTGGGCCGATGATCCCGATGGAAAAAGCTTCGGTGGCGGCCATTGGATGTCCATACTCAATCAGGTGCTGACTAGCCAGAAGCCAGGATTAGATGTTGCGGCCCAGGCTTTCGCCCAGATCGGAGTTGCAACCTCAATGGCTGGTATTACGATCTTCAAAGGAAAGTATCAGTACAATGGAATGCGGCCCGTTACCTACATCCGTACGGTGATGAATCAACCCAACTGGAACGCGTTGATTGTAACACCACCTCATCCTGAATACCCCTCGGGCCATGCCTTAATTTCATCGGCAGCGGCCCAGACCCTCACGCTTCTGTTTGGGTCTAATTATAAATTCACCGATAATTCCTATAATTCACTGGGATTCAGCCCTCGTACGTATAACTCGTTTGATGAAGCGGCTATCGAGGCCGGTAACTCACGGGTTTATGGCGGAATTCATTACCGAAAATCCTGTGATGTAAGCCGGGTCCAGGGCAAGCTTATTGCCCAGAACGTGGCTCAAAAACTAAAATTTAAGCGGTCATAA